One genomic region from Cryptococcus deuterogattii R265 chromosome 7, complete sequence encodes:
- a CDS encoding protein LTV1: MPPKGSIFRGPNAQHFQLVHRSQQDPLINDPEASQRVLKPMGRGNDSRKTEISLAELEATIDKSKIRANEGEAALYGITYDDSAYDYMQHLKPVGGSGGGVESFLIAAPSGGSGVASGMKGGKGKFKARADEEMFQLPESVLPSRNEISVQEARARNEAIPLELQGLQPDMDPHLRQVLEALEDDAFVDEEDDEGWFNQLVKGGERDNHEEVPWEFAEWGIDESGKPVQRQAEQNGEREETWEDRFKAFKQEQARAPEEPSEFDPEEMSEMADTVGSLTSNLADMMVRGGKKRHGKRGPSDASGMSMSSSSMFRNQGLRDLDDRFDKIERDYEYDDDEEEEEYEDWSDDDGTASIAASNFSVSSRFSLASHASRASTSVPPELSREDFNAIMDDFLENYEVVGRRLRPALGGTTLSGPEKLKVLRSAIEGEGDFRDDNRKRIKEIEKEEMGKGRTKLREEKVKITGEEEQKWDVETILTTRTNTENHPALIRDPTRKIRTVPAPPSPPVQREEDSEDDSGSETEREGGPRVTIVRTKGESADEKKARKAAVKAERSARRAEKKSHKETFSTERKRQLKSHNKMVGDGRAADVPAGREGVYSLR; encoded by the exons ATGCCACCCAAAGGCTCAATTTTCCGAGGCCCAAATGCCCAACATTTCCAACTGGTTCACCGTTCACAACAGGATCCGCTCATCAATGACCCCGAGGCGAGCCAGCGGGTCTTGAAGCCTATGGGCAGAGGCAATGACAGTCGAAAG ACTGAAATCTCTCTTGCCGAACTCGAAGCCACCATCGATAAATCCAAAATCAGAGCCAACGAAGGTGAAGCGGCGCTCTATGGTATCACCTACGACGACTCTGCGTACGACTATATGCAGCATCTCAAGCCTGTAGGTGGCTCTGGTGGCGGAGTCGAAAGCTTCTTGATCGCTGCGCCTAGTGGAGGTTCAGGTGTTGCTTCTGGTATGAAGGGTGGTAAGGGCAAGTTCAAGGCCCGGgcggatgaagaaatgTTCCAGTTGCCAGAGAGCGTCTTACCTAGCCGAAACGAGATTAGTGTTCAGGaggcaagagcaagaaaCGAAGCTATTCCATTGGAACTGCAAGGTTTACAGCCCGACATGGACCCGCATCTTAGACAGGTGCTTGAGGcgcttgaagatgatgcgttcgtggatgaagaagatgatgagggatgGTTCAACCAGCTTGTGAAAGGTGGTGAGCGAGATAATCACGAGGAAGTACCCTGGGAGTTCGCGGAATGGGGTATAGATGAGAGCGGAAAACCCGTACAGCGTCAAGCAGAGCAAAatggagaaagggaggagaCTTGGGAGGATAGGTTCAAGGCGTTCAAACAAGAGCAGGCCAGAGCCCCCGAGGAGCCTTCCGAATTCGATCCGGAAGAAATGTCTGAGATGGCGGACACTGTGGGAAGTTTGACCAGCAACTTGGCAGACATGATGGTACGTggggggaagaaaagacatgggaagagggggcCCAGTGACGCGTCTGGAATGAGTATGAGCAGTTCAAGCATGTTCAGAAACCAGGGTTTGCGAGATTTGGACGACCGATTTGACAAA ATTGAACGAGATTACGAgtatgacgatgacgaggaagaggaagaatatgaAGATTGGTCCGATGACGACGGCACTGCTTCCATTGCTGCCAGTAACTTCTCGGTTTCTTCACGATTCTCCCTCGCCTCCCACGCTTCGCGCGCCAGTACCTCTGTACCTCCCGAACTATCGCGAGAAGACTTTAACGCCATCATGGATGACTTCCTTGAAAACTATGAGGTTGTAGGTCGACGTTTGAGGCCCGCTCTCGGTGGTACAACGTTGAGTGGACCtgagaagctgaaggtCTTGAGATCTGCTATTGAAGGTGAGGGAGACTTCAGGGACGAcaacaggaagaggatcaaggagattgagaaggaggagatgggtAAAGGAAGGACTAAGTtaagagaggagaaggttaAGATCAcaggtgaagaggaacagaAGTGGGATGTGGAGACCATCCTCA CTACCCGCACAAATACCGAAAACCACCCGGCATTGATCCGAGACCCTACACGAAAGATCAGAACGGTGCCCgcacctccatctccgccaGTGCAGCGGGAGGAAGACAGCGAAGATGATTCTGGATCTGAGACTGAGCGAGAAGGCGGGCCCAGAGTTACCATTGTGAGAACAAAGGGCGAATCTGcagacgagaagaaggcgaggaaggcAGCTGTCAAAGCTGAGCGATCT GCGCGTCGAGCTGAGAAAAAGTCGCATAAGGAGACGTTCTCTACTGAAAGAAAGCGACAGCTCAAGAGTCACAACAAGATggttggagatggacgCGCAGCGGATGTGCCAGCTGGGCGTGAAGGTGTTTACTCTCTGAGATAA
- a CDS encoding nicotinamide N-methyltransferase, translating into MSQGPRVASQGSQEEGEEDFFGLDDLLPEPESPLPPPFSFASYDIPADIDLEVPDHRKSLILRLVGSHPLWGHHLWNTARTLSTYLLKTPQITQSRHVLELGAGAGLPSIVCALAGSSKVVVTDYSDEGLLDNLRFNVDVNLEGEEKERIDVDGHVWGQSVDPLLDHLSKGQKYDLLILSDLVFNHSQHDALIKTVEATLASSPTQLYDPSCPSAPLTEPSILVFFTHHRPHLAHADMAFFPRLAESGNGWAYEKVVEEWAGAMFEDDPGDKRVRGTVHGWRAWRVRDGEEKGEKPSRVSL; encoded by the exons ATGTCTCAAGGACCCAGAGTAGCATCACAAGGATcccaggaagaaggggaggaggatttCTTTGGTCTTGATGATCTGCTTCCC GAGCCCGAATCACCTTTACCTCCCCCATTTTCCTTCGCAAGCTACGATATACCAGCGGACATTGATCTTGAAGTGCCCGATCATCGCAAGTCATTGATTCTGAGACTAGTCGGCAGTCATCCCCTCTGGGGCCATCATCT ATGGAACACTGCTCGAACATTAAGCACATATCTGCTTAAAACACCTCAAATCACCCAGTCTCGCCATGTTCTTGAACTCGGCGCAGGTGCCGGTCTACCCTCCATCGTGTGCGCCCTTGCAGGCAGTTCCAAGGTCGTCGTTACAGATTATTCCGACGAGGGATTGCTGGATAACCTTCGATTCAATGTCGACGTGAATcttgaaggggaagaaaaggagagaatagATGTCGATGGGCATGTGTGGGGCCAGTCTGTCGATCCTTTATTAGATCATCTTTCCAAGGGTCAAAAGTATGACCTCTTAATTCTAAGCGATCTTGTCTTCAACCATTCCCAA CACGACGCCTTGATAAAAACTGTCGAAGCTACATTAGCTTCTTCACCCACACAGCTGTATGACCCCTCCTGCCCCTCGGCACCCCTCACTGAACCTTCTATTCTTGTTTTCTTCACCCATCATCGACCTCACCTTGCACACGCCGATATGGCCTTTTTCCCTCGTCTTGCAGAATCAGGGAACGGATGGGCGTATGAAAAAGTTGTAGAAGAATGGGCGGGTGCAATGTTCGAAGATGACCCTGGAGACAAAAGGGTTAGGGGCACTGTGCACGGCTGGCGAGCTTGGAGAGTACGGgatggcgaagaaaaaggagaaaaacCTTCAAGAGTTTCATTATAG
- a CDS encoding calcium binding protein 39: MNFFNRQKTRTPADTVKGLRDNITRLDNAPTGEGSKKINEDISRQLSIVKTLLSGEGDTEPNPDAVAQVANEVYAQDLLSSMVVHLGKFDFEARKDVCNIYSILLRRQLGSRSPTVDTIATRPDIIFNTLKGYANQDIALNTGMILKEMLRYEPLARILLYSDQFYTFPSYIENTSFGISCDALANMKETLTRHKPMVAQYIEANYDRFFNMYNTLILSPNYVTKRQSLKLLGEILLDRANYNVMTRYIASEANLKMMMNFLRDKSRNIQFEAFHVFKVFVANPNKPPQIASILRRNKEKLLVFLKEFHNDKDDEQFNDEKQFLIQQIQQL, encoded by the exons ATGAACTTTTTCAATCGACAGAAGACACGGACGCCTGCGGACACAGTCAAGGGCCTGAGGGATAACATAACACGTCTAGATAATGCCCCaactggagaaggaagtaaAAAG ATCAATGAAGATATCTCTCGCCAGCTGTCTATCGTCAagactcttctttctggtGAAGGTGACACTGAGCCAAACCCGGATGCTGTTGCCCAAGTGGCAAACGAGGTTTATGCCCAGGATCTTCTCAGTTCAATGGTCGTCCACTTGGGCAAGTTTGATTTTGAG GCTAGGAAAGACGTTTGCAACATTTACAGTATCCTGCTCCGTCGTCAACTGGGCAGTCGTTCGCCTACTGTGGACACGATCGCTACTCGTCCtgatatcatcttcaacacACTCAAGGG GTATGCCAACCAAGATATCGCGCTCAATACAGGGATGATTTTAAAAGAAATGCTGCGGTATGAGCCGTTGGCCAGAATCTTGTTGTATTCCGATCA GTTCTATACATTCCCTAGCTATATCGAGAACACCTCATTTGGCATTTCTTGTGATGCGTTGGCTAACATGAAG GAGACGCTCACACGACACAAACCCATGGTTGCGCAGTATATCGAGGCCAATTATGATCGA TTCTTCAACATGTACAATACGCTTATCCTTTCGCCCAATTATGTGACAAAACGACAATCACTGAAACTGCTCGGCGAGATTCTTCTTGATCGAGCCAACTACAATGTCATGACGCGATACATCGCCTCGGAAGCCaatctgaagatgatgatgaacttTTTGCGAGATAAGAGCAGGAATATCCAGTTTGAGGCGTTTCATGTTTTCAAG GTATTCGTCGCCAACCCAAATAAGCCTCCGCAGATTGCAAGCATCCTGCGTCGAAACAAGGAGAAGCTGCTAGTATTTTTAAAGGAATTCCATAATGACAAGGATG ATGAGCAATTCAAT GACGAAAAACAGTTCCTTATCCAGCAAA TTCAACAGTTGTAA
- a CDS encoding vesicle transport through interaction with t-SNAREs 1 produces MDSSPTALFENYDEDLKQLFGSLKDKLDGEAKSLTGEQRKAALKRVSEEIDEAEEIVAQMEVELPSMPVSIRQTYQGRLAASKQSLDKIKKTLKDLRLQSQRSDLLSGPGYPHGDDPYTDDPEPYSTRSRLLAGTQTLEDSTTRLDNAHRIALETEGVGSEILRNLRGQRDQLENTRDTLVQADSSIDRAAGTLKKMIFKMYQQKFLSAGIIIVLVLLILLVLYSKFVG; encoded by the exons ATGGACAGCTCACCAAC TGCGCTCTTTGAGAACTATGATGAAGATCTCAAGCAACTCTTCGGCAGCTTGAAGGACAAGCTCGATGGCGAGGCCAAGTCTCTCACTGGAG AACAACGGAAAGCAGCACTGAAAAGGGTGTCTGAGGAGATTGAcgaggcagaagagatT GTTGCTCAAATGGAGGTAGAACTCCCTTCCATGCCCGTATCCATTCGTCAAACATACCAAGGACGCCTTGCAGCCTCCAAGCAGAGCCTTGATAAAATCAAGAAGACTCTT AAAGACCTCCGTCTCCAATCCCAACGATCTGATCTCCTTTCCGGACCCGGTTATCCCCACGGAGATGACCCATATACGGACGACCCCGAACCTTACTCTACCAGGTCTCGTCTATTGGCCGGCACGCAGACTCTTGAAGATAGCACCACCAGGCTCGATAACGCGCACAGGATTGCGTTGGAGACTGAGGGTGTCGGATCTGAGATCCTTAGGAATTTGAGAGGACAGAGAGATCAGTTGGAGAACACCAGGGATACT CTTGTCCAAGCGGACTCTTCAATTGATCGAGCAGCGGGTACactcaagaagatgattttCAA GATGTACCAACAAAAGTTCCTCTCAGCAGGTATCATCATCGTTCTCGTCctgctcatcctcctcgttcTTTATTCCAAGTTCGTTGGATAG
- a CDS encoding coatomer beta subunit: MATNAPCYTIVHDDLLESPSINDLRNALQKGSDEVKLETMRTIIVGTLNGQNYASLLMPIIQYVMPSRSKQLKKMLHFYWEVCPKLDENGKLKQEMILVVNALRNDLQHPNEYIRGATLRYLQKVRESELLESLVPTVRQCLEHRHSFVRKNAVFAVYTIYQHHEHLIPDAPELLDTFLAAESDSTCKRNAFVTLCNISQPTAVQYLLNNFDQIESMDELMQMAVIELVRKEAKSEGGHRAKWIRCIFELLNSKSHAVKYEAATSLTTLTQNPAAVKAAAAALAELIVKEADNNVKLIVLDRFNNLRAKHESVLDGMVMDILKVLSSPDMEVKRKAIGIALEMVSSRNVEEVVLFLKKQLQGTLDQDFDKNLEYRQLLIQSIHSCAIRFSEVAANVVYVLMDFLGDSNNPSAVDVIAFVREVVEKFPKLRTAITEKLISTFGEIKSGKVFRGAMWIVGEYCEQPEDIKQAIAEIQKVLGEIPILASEQRLLDEAEAADETLAEQQEQPKAITTTRVLADGTYATETVYTSSASATRLEAVRSASKPPLRSLILGGDFFTGSVLASTLTKLVLRYSEVASSDQQSINVLRAQAILIMTSVIRVGQSKFAAVPIDEDAEERIMNCIETLAELQGSKALHQVFLRDTKAAYAKMVATEEKKALEKKERESKVSVVQADDLLSFRQLSKKSAVGDVDESDDVVKATGSIHPQDDFVSKLSRITQLTGFSDPVYAETVVTLSQYDIILDVLLVNTTNETLQNLMVDFATLGDLKLVERPAPFTLAPHGFHSLSATVKVSSTETGVIFGAITYSKQGASDADVTIVMSDIHVDIMSFIKPNYVNEAQFRSMWTEFEWENKVAVQTSISDLRAYLDHLLKSTHMALLTPEAALSGDCDFLSANLAAKSLFGEDALANASIERTEDGHITGHVRIRSKTQGIALSLGDKITLSQKTLATA, from the exons ATGGCCACAAACGCACCGTGCTATACCATAGTACACGACGACCTTCTAGAGTCGCCTTCCATCAACGACCTCAGGAATGCGCTCCAGAAGGGCTCAGATGAGGTCAAGCTCGAGACCATGAGGACCATCATCGTCGGCACCCTTAACGGCCAGAACTAT GCGTCTCTCCTCATGCCTATCATTCAATACGTAATGCCCTCTCGAAGCAAGCAACTCAAGAAGATGCTACATTTCTACTGGGA GGTCTGTCCCAAGCTGGACGAGAATGGGAAGCTCAAGCAGGAGATGATTTTGGTAGT CAATGCTTTGCGTAACGACCTG CAACATCCCAACGAGTACATCCGCGGTGCTACCCTGCGATACCTTCAGAAAGTCCGCGAGTCAGAACTCTTGGAATCCTTAGTCCCCACCGTCAGACAATGCTTGGAGCACAGACACTCGTTCGTTAGGAAGAATGCCGTGTTTGCAGTCTACACCATCTACCAACATCACGAGCATTTGATTCCCGATGCGCCGGAGCTATTAGATACCTTCCTTGCTGCC GAATCCGACTCTACATGCAAGCGCAACGCGTTTGTCACTCTCTGTAACATCTCGCAACCCACGGCCGTCCAGTATCTCCTCAACAATTTTGATCAGATCGAGTCCATGGACGAGTTGATGCAGATGGCTGTGATTGAGCTGGTAAGGAAGGAGGCTAAGTCTGAAGGTGGTCATCGC GCCAAGTGGATCCGATGCATCTTTGAACTCCTCAACTCTAAATCCCACGCTGTCAAGTACGAGGCAGCTACTAGCCTTACCACCCTCACCCAGAATCCCGCGGCTGTTAAGGCCGCCGCCGCTGCGCTTGCCGAACTCATTGTCAAGGAGGCCGACAACAATGTTAAGCTCATTGTTCTTGACAGATTCAACAACCTCAGAGCGAAGCATGAGAGTGTTCTAGATGGGATGGTTATGGACATCTTGAAGGTCTTAAGCAG CCCGGACATGGAAGTGAAGCGAAAGGCTATCGGAATTGCTCTCGAAATGGTTTCCAGCCGAAATGTGGAGGAGGTCGTCTTgttcttgaagaagcagcttCAAGGAACTCTCGACCAGGACTTTGATAAG AACCTCGAATACCGACAACTCCTAATTCAAAGCATTCACTCTTGCGCCATCCGTTTCTCCGAAGTCGCCGCCAACGTCGTCTACGTCCTCATGGATTTCCTCGGTGACTCCAACAACCCTTCAGCTGTCGACGTTATCGCCTTTGTCCGAGAAGTCGTCGAAAAATTCCCCAAACTCCGAACAGCTATTACCGAAAAGCTCATCTCCACTTTCGGGGAGATCAAATCTGGCAAGGTCTTCAGAGGTGCCATGTGGATTGTCGGAGAGTATTGTGAGCAGCCCGAGGATATTAAGCAAGCGATCGCCGAGATTCAAAAAGTGTTGGGTGAGATCCCCATTCTGGCGTCCGAACAG CGATTATTGGACGAGGCCGAGGCAGCCGATGAGACTCTCGCTGAGCAACAGGAGCAACCCAAGGCGATCACCACAACCCGTGTGCTCGCCGACGGTACCTACGCCACCGAAACCGTCTACACATCTTCCGCATCTGCCACTCGTCTCGAAGCCGTTCGATCCGCTTCAAAACCGCCACTTCGATCACTCATCCTTGGCGGTGACTTTTTCACCGGTAGCGTTCTCGCTTCCACATTGACCAAGCTCGTCTTGCGATATTCCGAAGTTGCGTCTTCTGATCAGCAGAGCATCAATGTTCTCCGTGCTCAGGCCATCTTAATTATGACTTCCGTCATCCGTGTCGGTCAGAGCAAGTTCGCTGCTGTTCCTATCGACGAGGATGCCGAAGAGCGAATTATGAACTGTATCGAGACTCTTGCCGAACTTCAAGGTAGTAAAGCCCTCCATCAGGTGTTCTTGAGGGATACCAAGGCGGCATACGCCAAGATGGTCGCGaccgaggagaagaaggctttggagaagaaggagcggGAAAGCAAGGTGTCAGTAGTTCAGGCGGATGATTTGCTTTCTTTCAGGCAATTGTCCAAGAAGTCTGCTGTTGGGGATGTTGACGAG TCTGACGATGTTGTCAAGGCTACTGGTTCTATTCATCCTCAAGATGACTTTGTCTCCAAATTGTCTCGAATTACGCAACTAACTGGTTTCTCCGACCCCGTCTACGCCGAGACTGTCGTCACACTCTCACAATACGACATCATCCTCGATGTGTTGCTTGTCAACACTACAAATGAAACATTGCAGAACTTAATGGTGGATTTCGCGACGTTGGGAGATTTGAAGCTCGTTGAGAGGCCGGCTCCGTTTACCCTTGCCCCGCACGGATTCCACAGTTTGTCCGCAACCGTTAAGGTTTCTTCAACCGAGACTGG TGTCATCTTTGGCGCCATTACTTACTCTAAACAAGGAGCCTCCGATGCTGATGTGACTATCGTCATGTCCGACATTCACGTCGACATCATGAGTTTCATCAAACCCAACTATGTCAACGAGGCGCAATTCAGATCCATGTGGACAGAATTCGAGTGGGAG AACAAAGTGGCCGTCCAAACATCCATCAGCGATCTCCGCGCCTATCTCGACCACCTTCTCAAGTCCACCCACATGGCCCTTCTCACGCCTGAAGCAGCTCTTTCTGGCGACTGCGACTTTCTCAGCGCCAACCTTGCTGCCAAGTCCCTCTTTGGCGAAGATGCGCTTGCCAACGCTTCTATTGAAAGGACAGAAGATGGTCATATCACTGGTCACGTGAGGATAAGAAGCAAGACACAGGGTATTGCGCTGAGCCTGGGCGACAAAATCACGTTGAGTCAAAAGACTTTGGCAACAGCGTAA
- a CDS encoding ribosomal RNA-processing protein 1: MPAATSRKGKSRAQDISDDQPEAVLPLGKQLAHTDKKVRDRAVASLVAFLSQGGDTEGSSSSYVNLEDKEMAKLWKGLFYCFWMSDKPLVQQGLAAELAELLLKINPRTNSPGDKFKASLAFLEGFWDSIAREWAGIDRLRMDKYYLLMRRYVNATFRLLAREKWEKEAIAAVNRILMKEGGVMTWEDRRVPTSISTHLSDIYLDELNKVLGLPEVDSQPACPIAAVLQPHITLLARTPLSTVHIRIMSSVFSPLLTSLTLASSSLDRNDERPAKRSKKSIENEPMYAHIVMHSCVGEGGKQERNSADQLRNAVLRAMFNEAANPKSTEPNRRKIYKVWREEGGDDDDDEDDE; the protein is encoded by the exons ATGCCTGCAGCCACCTCTAGAAAGGGCAAGTCCCGTGCCCAAGATATCTCTGATGATCAACCCGAAGCTGTTTTGCCTTTGGGTAAGCAATTGGCTCATACCG ACAAGAAGGTTAGGGACAGGGCAGTAGCAAGTCTGGTCGCTTTTTTGTCTCAAGGAGGAGACACTGAAGGATCCTCGAGCTCATATGTCAACCTGGAGGATAAGGAGATGGCCAAACTCTGGAAAGGACTGTTCTACT GTTTCTGGATGTCCGATAAGCCCCTCGTTCAACAAGGCTTGGCAGCCGAGCTTGCAGAGCTTCTACTCAAAATCAATCCTCGTACCAATTCTCCCGGTGACAAGTTCAAGGCTAGCCTGGCATTTTTGGAGGGTTTCTGGGATTCAATCGCTAGGGAGTGGGCAGGCATCGACAGGTTAAG AATGGACAAGTATTACTTGCTCATGAGAAGATATGTCAATGCTACTTTCAGATTATTGGCTCGGGAAAAgtgggagaaagaagccATTGCGGCTGTTAACAGGAtattgatgaaggaaggtgGTGTCATGAC CTGGGAAGACAGAAGGGTGCCGACATCCATTTCCACGCATCTGTCTGATATTTATCTTGATGAGCTCAACAAAGTTTTGGGCTTGCCTGAAGTCGACTCCCAA CCCGCATGTCCCATCGCTGCCGTTCTCCAACCCCACATTACTCTCCTCGCTCGCACTCCCCTTTCTACCGTTCACATCCGTATCATGTCATCAGTCTTCAGTCCTCTCCTTACCTCTCTCACTctcgcttcctcctctctcgacCGAAATGATGAGCGTCCCGCAAAGCgatcaaagaagagcatAGAAAATGAACCGATGTACGCCCACATTGTCATGCACTCTTGTGTTGGCGAAGGAGGGAAGCAGGAGAGGAACTCGGCGGACCAGCTAAGAAACGCCGTCTTGAGGGCCATGTTCAATGAGGCTGCTAACCCCAAATCAACGGAGCCCAATAGAAGGAAGATCTACAAGGTctggagagaggaaggaggcgacgatgatgatgatgaagatgatgagtaG
- a CDS encoding pre-mRNA-splicing factor CWC21 yields MYGNVGLATARGSGTNGYVTRNTAHLRIREGPPGGQPYGYGYDALLESVSKPPIHRVPDQGILEHERKRRVEVKIMELRDELEEKGMEEDDIEEECDKLRQKLAAQPDRFAGRGLDTHSLAAAKEVEMNRLQRALGVSANHEEGRAFKRETEEEKAARLAKREERERERIEAAIARERENERRKQEWEEKERLRRREEYRRKREREEETRGGREREAEKKKRVPEEERTRGGREGEVEKKRRL; encoded by the exons ATGTACGGCAACGTAGGTCTTGCAACCGCTCGAGGAAG TGGCACAAACGGTTATGTCACCCGTAACACTGCTCATCTCCGTATCCGAGAAGGTCCACCGGGCGGTCAGCCGTACGGCTATGGCTATGATGCGTTGCTCGAATCTGTATCCAAACCGCCTATCCACCGTGTACCTGACCAAGGTATCTTAGAGCATGAACGCAAGCGACGTGTTGAAGTCAAGATCATGGAGCTTCGAGATgagttggaagaaaagggcatggaggaagacgacATCGAGGAGGAATGCGATAAATTGAGGCAAAAGCTGGCGGCCCAGCCTGATAGGTTTGCGGGCCGAGGACTGGATACGCACTCTCTCGCGGCGGCCAAGGAAGTTGAAATGAATAGGTTGCAGAGGGCGTTGGGTGTCTCGGCCAATCACGAAGAAGGTCGGGCTTTCAAAAGAgagacggaagaggaaaaggccGCCAGATTAgcaaagagggaagaaagggagagagagaggatcGAGGCTGCCATAGCtcgagaaagagagaatgagaggaggaaacaagagtgggaggagaaggagaggctgagaagaagagaagagtacaggaggaagagagaacgagaggaggaaacgagaggaggaagagaacgagaggctgagaagaagaaaagagtaccggaagaggagagaacgagaggaggaagagaaggagaggttgagaagaagaggagattatGA
- a CDS encoding mitochondrial import inner membrane translocase subunit TIM13 encodes MSSFFGSGAASPSNDMTARKEQMKQSIQQELAIANAQQLINKINENCFAKCITKPSTSLSSSQESCLSQCMTLYMAAFDQVSRSYVARISKERGVAPGL; translated from the exons AtgtcctctttcttcggtTCCGGCGCCGCCTCTCCTTCTA ACGACATGACTGCCCGAAAGGAGCAAATGAAGCAATCTATTCAACAAGAG CTTGCCATTGCCAACGCTCAGCAACTCATCAACAAAATTAACGAGAAC TGCTTCGCCAAGTGCATCACCAAGCCTTCCACTTCCCTTAGCTCTTCCCAAGAG TCTTGCCTCTCTCAGTGTATGACCCTCTACATGGCCGCTTTTGACCAGGTCTCTCGATCTTACGTTGCTAGGATATCAAAGGAGCGAGGTGTTGCCCCTGGTCTTTAA
- a CDS encoding 40S ribosomal protein S27, which produces MVLAIDLINRPASTQARTHKLKKIVPEPNSFFMDVKCPGCFAITTVFSHASTVVQCQGCATALCQPTGGKAKLTEGCSFRRKN; this is translated from the exons ATG GTTCTCGCCATCGACCTCATCAACCGACCTGCTTCTACCCAGGCTCGTACCcacaagctcaagaagattgtccCTGAGCccaactctttcttcatggACGTCAAGTGCCCTGGGTGCTTCGCCATCAC CACTGTCTTCTCTCACGCCTCTACCGTCGTTCAGTGCCAAGGATGCGCCACCGCTCTTTGCCAACCTACCGGTGGTAAGGCTAAGTTGACCGAGG GCTGCTCTTTCCGCCGAAAGAACTAA